The Paenibacillus sp. YPG26 genome includes a window with the following:
- a CDS encoding M23 family metallopeptidase, translating into MKKRREERIGQLLAAPMDHSMLGKPLWEASEHPSSYEIQEPVIETNRTHVPEYQEPDPERVWKQNSARWAYDIETNSRDSRDPKDSGRGNPPGTVSFWKMLFLRALISSMIFGALWGIYRYEPEWSLPIRQFVDKTFTEEIDFGAAQVWYNEHFGGAPSFIPIFGQNKDKGQKVQSQQIFFSPMEGTVILPFALNLEGIEVLPPAAKLKSGESQVSSVETGRVTEVTQDVNTGLTVHIQHPGGYYSIYGHLSSANVQQGDWVEGGEAVGSLRSPEAGTPKALYFALKKDGQYIDPSDVVPFD; encoded by the coding sequence GTGAAAAAGCGCAGAGAAGAGCGGATCGGACAACTCTTAGCCGCTCCAATGGATCATTCCATGCTTGGTAAGCCGCTATGGGAGGCATCTGAACATCCCTCCTCCTATGAGATACAGGAACCTGTTATCGAAACCAACCGTACCCATGTCCCCGAATATCAGGAGCCTGACCCTGAAAGGGTATGGAAACAGAATAGTGCCAGGTGGGCCTATGACATAGAGACCAATTCAAGAGATTCAAGAGATCCAAAAGATTCAGGCAGGGGCAATCCTCCTGGAACAGTCTCCTTTTGGAAAATGCTCTTTCTGCGTGCTTTGATTAGTAGCATGATATTTGGAGCGTTATGGGGCATTTATCGTTATGAGCCTGAATGGTCGCTTCCTATCCGTCAATTTGTTGACAAGACGTTTACCGAGGAAATTGACTTTGGGGCCGCGCAGGTCTGGTATAACGAACATTTCGGGGGGGCGCCTTCCTTTATTCCTATCTTCGGTCAAAATAAGGACAAGGGCCAGAAAGTGCAGAGCCAGCAGATCTTCTTCTCTCCGATGGAGGGAACGGTCATTCTGCCGTTTGCTTTGAATTTGGAAGGAATTGAGGTTCTTCCCCCTGCGGCAAAGCTTAAATCCGGTGAGTCACAGGTGAGCAGCGTTGAAACCGGCCGTGTCACGGAGGTTACCCAAGACGTGAACACCGGACTGACTGTACATATACAGCATCCAGGTGGGTATTATTCAATATACGGACATCTGAGCAGTGCCAATGTCCAGCAGGGGGACTGGGTTGAAGGGGGAGAAGCAGTAGGCAGCCTAAGAAGCCCGGAGGCAGGAACTCCGAAAGCTTTGTATTTTGCTTTGAAGAAAGACGGCCAGTATATCGACCCGTCTGACGTGGTGCCTTTTGATTAG
- a CDS encoding M50 family metallopeptidase, with product MIRFAGIQFSVHPLFVIIMLASVLTGRFLELIALFGIVFVHELGHVAAARWFGIPVVSVTLLPFGGNAVMEDNGNVTAGKEIIIALAGPFQNLVLIGITLLLHQSAVWEGAFPVYFIECNILIALFNLLPILPLDGGKISQALCSLSLSYHSTILWCTRVSVLFSVLVIIYAVGPWLVGGALQLNLLLIGSFLLYSNLTDYRNVHYRFLRFLMNRDQSFSQHLIQGSLVQPIIAEPSKPLDRILRLLRREKYHFIYVMNHKGEIMAVVPEQKVIASYLTGRLDH from the coding sequence TTGATTAGATTCGCGGGTATCCAGTTCTCCGTACACCCCTTATTTGTAATTATTATGCTGGCCTCCGTCCTGACTGGCCGATTTCTTGAGCTGATCGCCCTCTTCGGCATCGTCTTTGTACATGAACTAGGTCATGTCGCCGCAGCAAGATGGTTCGGAATTCCCGTAGTATCGGTAACCCTGCTTCCCTTTGGCGGTAATGCCGTTATGGAGGACAACGGGAATGTTACAGCAGGCAAGGAGATTATCATCGCACTGGCAGGACCTTTTCAAAACCTGGTCTTAATTGGAATCACCCTACTTCTGCACCAGAGCGCAGTTTGGGAAGGAGCATTCCCGGTTTATTTTATAGAGTGTAATATCCTGATAGCCTTGTTTAATTTGCTGCCAATTCTGCCCCTAGATGGGGGGAAGATCAGCCAAGCCCTATGCAGCCTGTCATTGTCCTATCATTCCACCATCCTGTGGTGCACCCGGGTGAGTGTACTGTTCAGCGTGCTTGTAATTATATATGCGGTAGGTCCGTGGCTTGTGGGGGGGGCTCTCCAGCTTAACCTGCTGCTGATCGGCAGCTTTCTGTTGTATTCCAATCTGACCGATTACCGGAATGTCCATTACAGGTTTCTCCGTTTCTTAATGAACCGGGATCAATCATTCTCACAGCATTTGATTCAAGGCAGTCTCGTACAGCCTATAATTGCAGAACCATCGAAACCTTTGGACCGGATACTGCGTCTATTAAGACGAGAGAAGTATCATTTCATCTATGTGATGAACCATAAGGGCGAGATTATGGCGGTTGTGCCGGAACAGAAGGTTATTGCCTCTTATTTGACGGGGAGACTGGACCACTGA
- a CDS encoding Rne/Rng family ribonuclease has product MKQMIVRCEPGSTQMALLEHGRLVEFAVERSEESGVVGSLFKGRVINVIPGMQAAFVDIGQKKNAFLYIDDVLHPHLEKQPKVKPSITELLKVGQELIVQVVKDALGTKGARVTTHYSLPGRWIVYMPISGYVAVSKRIERESERNRLRQLGEELRQEEEGLIIRTVAENEQAEAIEEDLEFLRTQWTAVLDRAGKVQVPALLHQDLSMVQRLMRDVYIPQSGELILDNKQQAEEAVSFLEGMLQGELPKVHEYKDDKPIFEAYGIQHQLNKDFQRKTWLPGGGYLIWDRTEALTVIDVNTGKFTGTDNLEDTVFQTNLEAAAEIARLLRLRDTGGIVIIDFIDMEIEEHRSRVLHMLEDKMRPDRTQHHILGWTKLGLLELTRKKMREGSGAHWDVCSVCQGTGRVKR; this is encoded by the coding sequence ATGAAGCAGATGATTGTTCGCTGCGAGCCGGGCTCTACACAGATGGCACTGCTGGAGCATGGCAGACTTGTGGAGTTCGCGGTTGAGCGTTCTGAAGAAAGCGGTGTTGTAGGCAGCCTGTTCAAAGGGCGCGTAATTAATGTGATCCCGGGTATGCAGGCGGCTTTTGTCGATATAGGACAGAAGAAGAATGCATTCCTTTATATTGACGACGTACTGCATCCTCATTTAGAGAAGCAGCCCAAGGTCAAGCCTTCCATTACAGAGCTGCTTAAGGTTGGACAAGAGCTTATTGTTCAGGTTGTAAAAGATGCGCTGGGAACGAAAGGTGCCCGGGTAACTACGCATTATTCACTGCCGGGAAGATGGATCGTCTATATGCCCATTTCCGGGTATGTTGCTGTATCCAAGCGGATTGAGAGAGAAAGTGAGAGGAACCGCCTCAGACAGCTTGGAGAAGAGCTTCGCCAGGAAGAAGAGGGGCTGATCATACGGACCGTAGCGGAGAATGAACAGGCTGAAGCGATTGAGGAAGATTTGGAATTTCTGCGCACGCAGTGGACAGCTGTTCTGGACAGGGCAGGGAAAGTTCAAGTCCCGGCTCTCCTTCATCAGGATTTGAGCATGGTTCAGCGGTTAATGAGAGATGTATATATTCCCCAGTCCGGGGAGCTGATTCTCGATAACAAGCAGCAGGCGGAAGAAGCGGTCTCCTTCCTGGAAGGAATGCTGCAGGGGGAACTTCCCAAGGTACATGAATACAAGGATGACAAGCCGATCTTCGAGGCTTACGGCATTCAGCATCAGCTTAACAAGGACTTCCAGCGCAAGACCTGGCTGCCTGGCGGCGGATATCTGATATGGGACCGGACCGAGGCCTTGACTGTAATTGATGTGAATACGGGTAAATTCACAGGGACGGACAATCTTGAGGATACCGTATTTCAGACTAATCTGGAGGCTGCGGCTGAAATTGCAAGACTGCTTCGTCTGCGCGATACCGGCGGTATTGTTATTATTGACTTCATTGACATGGAGATTGAAGAGCACCGCAGCCGTGTGCTTCATATGCTTGAGGATAAGATGAGACCTGATCGGACCCAGCACCATATTCTCGGCTGGACGAAGCTTGGTCTGCTTGAACTGACCCGGAAGAAAATGCGCGAAGGCAGCGGGGCCCATTGGGATGTATGCTCAGTATGTCAGGGGACGGGCAGAGTGAAACGATAG